From the Eleutherodactylus coqui strain aEleCoq1 chromosome 7, aEleCoq1.hap1, whole genome shotgun sequence genome, one window contains:
- the PCDH7 gene encoding protocadherin-7 isoform X2 yields MRTVWGWCLFLLRASLTLAASKQLLKYRLAEEGQPDIRIGNVASDIGIVTGSGEVTFSLESGSDYFKIDNMTGELSTTERRIDREKLPQCQMIFDENECFIDFEVSVIGPSQSWVELFEGRVVILDINDNTPTFPSPVLTLTVEENRPVGTLYLLPTATDRDFGRNGIERYELIQDAGESLFVSGRRSGGRLETGDSALYPGKRRMETDSRSSVFELQVADTSDGEKQPQLIVKGALDREQRDSYELTLRVRDGGEQPRSSQSILRVLITDVNDNSPRFEKSVYEADLAENSISGTPILQLKATDYDVGVNGQIEYVFGAATESVRRLLRLDENSGWLSVLHRIDREEVNQLRFTVMARDRGQPPKSDKATVILNIKDENDNVPLIDIRKIGRIPVKDGMASVAEDVLVDTPIALVQVSDRDQGENGVVTCTVVGDVPFQLKPASDSEGEQNKKKYFLHTSAPLDYENIKEYNVIIVAVDSGSPSLSSNNSLLVKVVDTNDNPPVFSQPVVEVAFPENNVPGERVATVIATDADSGKNAEIAYSLEQSVVGVFSIHPDTGDIIANIVLDREQTDRYEFKVVAKDKGLPTTMQGTATVVVQVADRNDNDPKFMQDVFNFYVKENLQPNSPVGMVTVMDADKGRNAEMSLFIEEDNDIFSIENNTGTICSTVSFDMEQQTSYTFKVKAVDGGDPPRSATATVSLFVMDENDNAPIITSPVNSSYAVVSPSSSIRTVVATVVATDTDSGVNADLNYSIVGGNPFKLFEINPASGVVSLVGKLASKHYGLHRLVVQVNDSGQPSQSTTALVHVFINETVSNASVVDSQIARSLHVPLSQDIAGDPSYEMSKQRLSIVIGVVAGIMTVILIILVVVMARYCRAKSKNGYEAGKKDHEDFFTPQQHDKSKKPKKDKKNKKSKQPLYSSIVTVEASKPNGQRYDSVNEKLSDSPSMGRYRTVNGGPGSPDLARHYKSSSPLPTVQLHPQSPTAGKKHQAVQDLPPANTFVGAGDNISIGSDHCSEYSCQTNNKYSKQSHIFF; encoded by the coding sequence ATGAGGACTGTATGGGGCTGGTGCCTCTTCTTGCTCAGGGCATCTCTGACCCTGGCAGCCTCCAAGCAGCTGTTAAAGTACCGCTTGGCAGAGGAAGGGCAGCCAGATATCAGGATCGGCAATGTGGCTTCAGATATCGGGATTGTCACCGGCTCTGGGGAGGTGACCTTCAGCCTGGAATCCGGTTCTGATTATTTCAAGATCGACAATATGACCGGCGAGCTGAGCACCACCGAGCGCCGGATAGACCGGGAGAAGCTGCCGCAGTGCCAGATGATCTTCGATGAGAACGAGTGCTTCATAGACTTTGAGGTATCGGTCATCGGACCTTCGCAGAGCTGGGTTGAGTTGTTTGAGGGTCGGGTGGTCATCCTGGACATTAATGATAACACTCCGACCTTCCCTTCTCCTGTGCTCACTCTCACTGTGGAGGAGAATCGGCCAGTGGGAACCCTCTACCTGCTGCCGACCGCGACCGACAGGGACTTCGGCCGGAATGGGATAGAGCGCTACGAGTTGATCCAGGACGCCGGCGAGAGTTTGTTCGTGTCGGGCCGGCGATCTGGTGGTCGGCTGGAGACCGGCGATAGCGCCCTCTACCCGGGGAAAAGACGGATGGAGACGGATAGCAGGAGCAGCGTTTTTGAGCTGCAGGTAGCCGATACATCGGATGGAGAAAAGCAGCCACAACTCATCGTCAAGGGGGCTCTGGACCGGGAGCAGAGGGACTCGTACGAGCTGACCCTTCGGGTGCGGGACGGTGGAGAGCAACCCCGGTCTTCGCAGTCCATCCTCAGGGTGCTGATCACCGATGTCAACGACAACAGTCCCCGGTTTGAGAAGAGCGTCTACGAAGCCGACCTGGCGGAGAACAGCATCTCCGGCACCCCCATCCTGCAGCTCAAAGCCACAGACTACGATGTCGGAGTGAACGGGCAAATCGAATATGTATTTGGTGCTGCTACAGAGTCGGTAAGGAGGTTGCTGCGGTTGGACGAGAACTCGGGGTGGTTGAGTGTCCTGCATAGGATAGACCGGGAGGAGGTGAACCAGCTGAGGTTCACCGTCATGGCCAGAGACAGGGGACAGCCCCCCAAAAGTGACAAGGCCACTGTGATCCTCAACATCAAGGATGAGAACGATAATGTGCCCCTTATAGACATCAGGAAGATCGGGAGGATCCCAGTCAAGGATGGCATGGCTAGTGTGGCTGAAGATGTCCTGGTGGACACCCCCATAGCTCTAGTCCAAGTATCTGATAGGGACCAAGGGGAGAATGGagtagtgacctgcacagtggtGGGAGATGTCCCCTTTCAGCTCAAGCCGGCCAGTGACAGTGAGGGGGAGCAGAACAAGAAGAAGTATTTCTTGCATACTTCAGCCCCCTTGGACTATGAGAACATCAAGGAATACAATGTCATTATAGTTGCTGTGGACTCAGGGAGCCCCAGTTTGTCCAGTAATAACTCCTTGTTGGTTAAAGTGGTGGACACTAATGACAACCCACCGGTGTTCAGCCAACCGGTGGTGGAGGTAGCCTTTCCCGAGAACAATGTGCCCGGGGAGAGGGTGGCCACAGTGATCGCCACAGATGCAGACAGTGGTAAGAATGCAGAGATTGCCTACTCTTTGGAGCAGAGTGTAGTTGGGGTTTTCTCCATCCACCCAGACACTGGAGATATAATAGCCAATATAGTCCTAGACAGGGAGCAGACTGACAGGTATGAGTTTAAAGTTGTTGCCAAAGATAAGGGGCTGCCCACTACTATGCAGGGCACTGCCACAGTGGTAGTGCAGGTAGCTGATAGGAATGACAATGACCCCAAATTCATGCAGGATGTCTTCAATTTCTACGTCAAGGAAAACTTACAACCCAACAGCCCCGTTGGGATGGTGACAGTGATGGATGCTGACAAAGGTCGCAATGCAGAGATGAGTTTATTCATAGAGGAAGATAATGACATAttttctattgaaaacaatactggcactatatgtTCTACAGTGTCCTTTGATATGGAGCAACAAACCTCATACACCTTTAAAGTCAAAGCAGTGGATGGCGGGGACCCTCCTAGGTCTGCTACTGCAACAGTGTCCCTTTTTGTTATGGATGAGAATGACAATGCCCCAATCATCACTAGTCCAGTCAATAGTTCTTATGCAGTTGTCTCCCCATCCAGTAGTATCAGGACAGTAGTTGCTACTGTGGTGGCCACTGACACTGACTCAGGTGTCAATGCAGATCTGAATTACAGCATTGTtggaggaaacccctttaagctctttgAAATTAACCCAGCCAGTGGTGTGGTGTCACTGGTTGGCAAGCTGGCTTCAAAACACTATGGCCTGCACAGGTTAGTGGTCCAGGTGAATGACAGTGGTCAACCTTCCCAGTCCACCACCGCTCTAGTCCATGTGTTTATTAATGAGACTGTCTCCAACGCCTCAGTTGTTGATTCCCAAATTGCCAGAAGTTTGCACGTCCCATTAAGCCAGGATATAGCTGGTGATCCCAGCTATGAAATGAGCAAGCAGAGACTTAGCATAGTGATTGGTGTTGTGGCTGGGATCATGACTGTCATCCTAATCATTCTAGTGGTGGTCATGGCACGTTATTGTAGGGCCAAAAGTAAAAATGGATATGAAGCCGGCAAGAAAGACCACGAGGACTTTTTCACACCTCAACAGCATGACAAGTCTAAGAAACCCaaaaaagataagaaaaataaaaaatcaaaacagcCATTGTATAGCAGCATAGTGACAGTGGAAGCTTCAAAGCCAAACGGGCAAAGATATGACAGTGTCAATGAAAAGCTGTCAGACAGCCCCAGCATGGGAAGATACAGAACTGTAAATGGAGGTCCTGGTAGTCCTGACCTTGCAAGGCATTACAAATCTAGTTCTCCACTTCCTACTGTGCAGCTTCATCCTCAGTCACCTACTGCTGGGAAAAAACACCAGGCTGTGCAAGATTTACCACCAGCCAACACTTTTGTAGGAGCTGGAGACAACATCTCAATTGGATCAGACCATTGTTCTGAGTATAGTTGTCAGACCAATAACAAGTACAGCAAACAG
- the PCDH7 gene encoding protocadherin-7 isoform X1, which translates to MRTVWGWCLFLLRASLTLAASKQLLKYRLAEEGQPDIRIGNVASDIGIVTGSGEVTFSLESGSDYFKIDNMTGELSTTERRIDREKLPQCQMIFDENECFIDFEVSVIGPSQSWVELFEGRVVILDINDNTPTFPSPVLTLTVEENRPVGTLYLLPTATDRDFGRNGIERYELIQDAGESLFVSGRRSGGRLETGDSALYPGKRRMETDSRSSVFELQVADTSDGEKQPQLIVKGALDREQRDSYELTLRVRDGGEQPRSSQSILRVLITDVNDNSPRFEKSVYEADLAENSISGTPILQLKATDYDVGVNGQIEYVFGAATESVRRLLRLDENSGWLSVLHRIDREEVNQLRFTVMARDRGQPPKSDKATVILNIKDENDNVPLIDIRKIGRIPVKDGMASVAEDVLVDTPIALVQVSDRDQGENGVVTCTVVGDVPFQLKPASDSEGEQNKKKYFLHTSAPLDYENIKEYNVIIVAVDSGSPSLSSNNSLLVKVVDTNDNPPVFSQPVVEVAFPENNVPGERVATVIATDADSGKNAEIAYSLEQSVVGVFSIHPDTGDIIANIVLDREQTDRYEFKVVAKDKGLPTTMQGTATVVVQVADRNDNDPKFMQDVFNFYVKENLQPNSPVGMVTVMDADKGRNAEMSLFIEEDNDIFSIENNTGTICSTVSFDMEQQTSYTFKVKAVDGGDPPRSATATVSLFVMDENDNAPIITSPVNSSYAVVSPSSSIRTVVATVVATDTDSGVNADLNYSIVGGNPFKLFEINPASGVVSLVGKLASKHYGLHRLVVQVNDSGQPSQSTTALVHVFINETVSNASVVDSQIARSLHVPLSQDIAGDPSYEMSKQRLSIVIGVVAGIMTVILIILVVVMARYCRAKSKNGYEAGKKDHEDFFTPQQHDKSKKPKKDKKNKKSKQPLYSSIVTVEASKPNGQRYDSVNEKLSDSPSMGRYRTVNGGPGSPDLARHYKSSSPLPTVQLHPQSPTAGKKHQAVQDLPPANTFVGAGDNISIGSDHCSEYSCQTNNKYSKQVTAHSSCEPQLRS; encoded by the coding sequence ATGAGGACTGTATGGGGCTGGTGCCTCTTCTTGCTCAGGGCATCTCTGACCCTGGCAGCCTCCAAGCAGCTGTTAAAGTACCGCTTGGCAGAGGAAGGGCAGCCAGATATCAGGATCGGCAATGTGGCTTCAGATATCGGGATTGTCACCGGCTCTGGGGAGGTGACCTTCAGCCTGGAATCCGGTTCTGATTATTTCAAGATCGACAATATGACCGGCGAGCTGAGCACCACCGAGCGCCGGATAGACCGGGAGAAGCTGCCGCAGTGCCAGATGATCTTCGATGAGAACGAGTGCTTCATAGACTTTGAGGTATCGGTCATCGGACCTTCGCAGAGCTGGGTTGAGTTGTTTGAGGGTCGGGTGGTCATCCTGGACATTAATGATAACACTCCGACCTTCCCTTCTCCTGTGCTCACTCTCACTGTGGAGGAGAATCGGCCAGTGGGAACCCTCTACCTGCTGCCGACCGCGACCGACAGGGACTTCGGCCGGAATGGGATAGAGCGCTACGAGTTGATCCAGGACGCCGGCGAGAGTTTGTTCGTGTCGGGCCGGCGATCTGGTGGTCGGCTGGAGACCGGCGATAGCGCCCTCTACCCGGGGAAAAGACGGATGGAGACGGATAGCAGGAGCAGCGTTTTTGAGCTGCAGGTAGCCGATACATCGGATGGAGAAAAGCAGCCACAACTCATCGTCAAGGGGGCTCTGGACCGGGAGCAGAGGGACTCGTACGAGCTGACCCTTCGGGTGCGGGACGGTGGAGAGCAACCCCGGTCTTCGCAGTCCATCCTCAGGGTGCTGATCACCGATGTCAACGACAACAGTCCCCGGTTTGAGAAGAGCGTCTACGAAGCCGACCTGGCGGAGAACAGCATCTCCGGCACCCCCATCCTGCAGCTCAAAGCCACAGACTACGATGTCGGAGTGAACGGGCAAATCGAATATGTATTTGGTGCTGCTACAGAGTCGGTAAGGAGGTTGCTGCGGTTGGACGAGAACTCGGGGTGGTTGAGTGTCCTGCATAGGATAGACCGGGAGGAGGTGAACCAGCTGAGGTTCACCGTCATGGCCAGAGACAGGGGACAGCCCCCCAAAAGTGACAAGGCCACTGTGATCCTCAACATCAAGGATGAGAACGATAATGTGCCCCTTATAGACATCAGGAAGATCGGGAGGATCCCAGTCAAGGATGGCATGGCTAGTGTGGCTGAAGATGTCCTGGTGGACACCCCCATAGCTCTAGTCCAAGTATCTGATAGGGACCAAGGGGAGAATGGagtagtgacctgcacagtggtGGGAGATGTCCCCTTTCAGCTCAAGCCGGCCAGTGACAGTGAGGGGGAGCAGAACAAGAAGAAGTATTTCTTGCATACTTCAGCCCCCTTGGACTATGAGAACATCAAGGAATACAATGTCATTATAGTTGCTGTGGACTCAGGGAGCCCCAGTTTGTCCAGTAATAACTCCTTGTTGGTTAAAGTGGTGGACACTAATGACAACCCACCGGTGTTCAGCCAACCGGTGGTGGAGGTAGCCTTTCCCGAGAACAATGTGCCCGGGGAGAGGGTGGCCACAGTGATCGCCACAGATGCAGACAGTGGTAAGAATGCAGAGATTGCCTACTCTTTGGAGCAGAGTGTAGTTGGGGTTTTCTCCATCCACCCAGACACTGGAGATATAATAGCCAATATAGTCCTAGACAGGGAGCAGACTGACAGGTATGAGTTTAAAGTTGTTGCCAAAGATAAGGGGCTGCCCACTACTATGCAGGGCACTGCCACAGTGGTAGTGCAGGTAGCTGATAGGAATGACAATGACCCCAAATTCATGCAGGATGTCTTCAATTTCTACGTCAAGGAAAACTTACAACCCAACAGCCCCGTTGGGATGGTGACAGTGATGGATGCTGACAAAGGTCGCAATGCAGAGATGAGTTTATTCATAGAGGAAGATAATGACATAttttctattgaaaacaatactggcactatatgtTCTACAGTGTCCTTTGATATGGAGCAACAAACCTCATACACCTTTAAAGTCAAAGCAGTGGATGGCGGGGACCCTCCTAGGTCTGCTACTGCAACAGTGTCCCTTTTTGTTATGGATGAGAATGACAATGCCCCAATCATCACTAGTCCAGTCAATAGTTCTTATGCAGTTGTCTCCCCATCCAGTAGTATCAGGACAGTAGTTGCTACTGTGGTGGCCACTGACACTGACTCAGGTGTCAATGCAGATCTGAATTACAGCATTGTtggaggaaacccctttaagctctttgAAATTAACCCAGCCAGTGGTGTGGTGTCACTGGTTGGCAAGCTGGCTTCAAAACACTATGGCCTGCACAGGTTAGTGGTCCAGGTGAATGACAGTGGTCAACCTTCCCAGTCCACCACCGCTCTAGTCCATGTGTTTATTAATGAGACTGTCTCCAACGCCTCAGTTGTTGATTCCCAAATTGCCAGAAGTTTGCACGTCCCATTAAGCCAGGATATAGCTGGTGATCCCAGCTATGAAATGAGCAAGCAGAGACTTAGCATAGTGATTGGTGTTGTGGCTGGGATCATGACTGTCATCCTAATCATTCTAGTGGTGGTCATGGCACGTTATTGTAGGGCCAAAAGTAAAAATGGATATGAAGCCGGCAAGAAAGACCACGAGGACTTTTTCACACCTCAACAGCATGACAAGTCTAAGAAACCCaaaaaagataagaaaaataaaaaatcaaaacagcCATTGTATAGCAGCATAGTGACAGTGGAAGCTTCAAAGCCAAACGGGCAAAGATATGACAGTGTCAATGAAAAGCTGTCAGACAGCCCCAGCATGGGAAGATACAGAACTGTAAATGGAGGTCCTGGTAGTCCTGACCTTGCAAGGCATTACAAATCTAGTTCTCCACTTCCTACTGTGCAGCTTCATCCTCAGTCACCTACTGCTGGGAAAAAACACCAGGCTGTGCAAGATTTACCACCAGCCAACACTTTTGTAGGAGCTGGAGACAACATCTCAATTGGATCAGACCATTGTTCTGAGTATAGTTGTCAGACCAATAACAAGTACAGCAAACAG